The Montipora foliosa isolate CH-2021 chromosome 1, ASM3666993v2, whole genome shotgun sequence genome has a window encoding:
- the LOC138004750 gene encoding MOB kinase activator 1B, whose amino-acid sequence MSFLFGGRSTKTFKPKKNIPEGTHQYDLMKQAAATLGSGNLRLAVLLPEGEDLNEWVAVNTVDFFNQINMLYGTITEFCTAESCPVMSAGPKYEYHWADGTTIKKPIKCSAPKYIDYLMTWVQDQLDDETIFPSKIGVPFPKNFLSIAKTILKRLFRVYAHIYHQHFLHIVGLGEEAHLNTSFKHFMFFVQEFALVDKRELAPLQELIERLTNKDKV is encoded by the exons ATGAGCTTCCTTTt TGGTGGGCGATCAACGAAAACTTTTAAACCGAAAAAGAACATTCCTGAGGGAACCCACCAATATGACCTAATGAAGCAGGCAGCTGCCACTCTTGGAAGTGGAAATTTGCGTCTCGCCGTTCTGCTTCCTGAAGGAGAAGATCTAAACGAATGGGTTGCTGTAAata ctgTGGACTTCTTCAATCAAATCAACATGTTGTACGGAACAATAACAGAATTTTGTACGGCCGAATCGTGCCCGGTAATGTCTGCTGGTCCAAA ATATGAATATCACTGGGCAGATGGAACAACCATTAAAAAACCTATCAAGTGCTCTGCGCCAAAATATATTGACTACCTCATGACCTGGGTCCAGGATCAGCTGGATGATGAGACAATCTTTCCATCAAAAATAG GTGTTCCGTTTCcaaaaaactttctttcaattgCCAAGACTATTCTCAAACGACTTTTCAGAGTGTATGCCCACATCTACCATCAACATTTCCTTCACATAGTTGGCCTTGGAGAAGAAGCACACCTCAACACATCATTCAAGCACTTCATGTTTTTTGTTCAGGAGTTTGCACTTGTGGACAAGAGAGAACTTGCACCCCTGCAGGAGCTCATTGAAAGACTAACAAATAAGGACAAGGTTTAG